The proteins below come from a single Zonotrichia leucophrys gambelii isolate GWCS_2022_RI chromosome 3, RI_Zleu_2.0, whole genome shotgun sequence genomic window:
- the GPR137B gene encoding integral membrane protein GPR137B, producing MEAPEWDPLKNDTLPPTLTPAVPPYVKLGLTIVYTVFYSLLFVFIYVQLWLVLHYRHKRFSYQTVFLFLCLFWASLRTVLFSFYFKDFVTANSLSPFIFWLLYCFPVCLQFFTLTLMNLYFTQVIFKAKSKYSPELLKYRLPLYLASLFISLLFLLVNLTCAVLVRTQNSERKIIVSVRVAINDTLFVLCAVSLSICLYKISKMSLANIYLESKGSSVCQVTSIGVTVILLYTSRACYNLFILSFSQTKKVNSFDYDWYNVSDQANLKCQLGDAGYIVFGVILFVWELLPTSLVVYFFRVRNPTKDLANAGMVPSHGFSPRSYFFDNPRRYDSDDDLAWNIAPQGAQGSFSPDYYDWSHQNNSFMAYIGSLQQDPALDTDRPSPI from the exons ATGGAGGCCCCTGAGTGGGACCCACTGAAAAATGACACCCTTCCGCCGACCCTGACGCCAGCTGTCCCTCCGTATGTGAAGCTGGGCCTGACCATTGTATATACTGTTTTTTATTCACTGCTTTTTGTGTTCATCTACGTCCAGCTCTGGCTGGTCCTTCACTACAGGCACAAGAGGTTCAGTTACCAAACtgtctttctgtttctgtgcctgTTTTGGGCCTCTCTTAGGACAGTGCTCTTTTCATTTTACTTCAAAGACTTTGTCACAGCAAATTCTCTCAGCCCCTTCATCTTCTGGCTTCTTTATTGCTTCCCAGTCTGCCTCCAGTTTTTCACCCTGACCCTGATGAATCTTTACTTCACGCAG gtaATTTTCAAAGCTAAGTCAAAATATTCCCCAGAGCTACTGAAATACAG GTTGCCCCTCTACCTGGCTTCTCTTTTCATAAGTCTCCTCTTCCTATTGGTGAATTTAACATGTGCAGTATTGGTGAGGACAcagaattcagagagaaaaatcattGTCTCTGTCCGGGTGGCAATTAATGACACATTGTTTGTGCTGTGCGCTGTTTCACTCTCCATCTGCCTGTATAAGATCTCCAAGATGTCTTTAGCCAACATTTACTTGGAGTCCAAG GGCTCATCTGTCTGTCAGGTGACAAGCATAGGAGTGACTGTTATACTACTTTATACCTCACGAGCCTGCTACAACTTGTTCATCTTATCGTTTTCCCAAACCAAGAAAGTCAACTCTTTTGATTACGATTGGTATAACGTGTCAGATCAGGCAa ATCTGAAATGTCAGCTGGGAGATGCAGGTTACATAGTGTTTGGAGTGATCCTTTTCGTCTGGGAGCTCCTGCCTACTTCCTTGGTTGTGTATTTCTTCCGTGTCCGAAACCCTACAAAAGACCTA GCCAATGCAGGAATGGTCCCAAGCCACGGCTTCAGTCCCAGGTCTTACTTCTTTGACAATCCCCGCAGATACGACAGTGACGATGATCTGGCCTGGAATATTGCAccacagggggcacagggcag tttctcTCCAGACTACTATGACTGGAGCCATCAGAACAACAGCTTCATGGCTTATATAGGATCCCTCCAACAAGATCCAGCCCTGGACACAGACCGGCCGAGCCCTATTTAA